A single region of the Mycobacterium avium subsp. avium genome encodes:
- a CDS encoding class I SAM-dependent methyltransferase has translation MVEQSIWMQKVAADPGHSHWYIERFRAMARAGDDLAGEARFVDAMAPRGARILDAGCGPGRLGSYLAAAGHQVVGVDVDPALIEAAEHDHPGPRWLVGDLAELDLPARGITDPFDVIVSAGNVMTFLAPSTRVLVLSRLRAHLAADGRAAIGFGAYREYEFTDFLNDAADAGFAPDLLLSSWDLRPFTEDSDFLVAVLRPA, from the coding sequence ATGGTCGAGCAGAGCATCTGGATGCAGAAGGTCGCTGCCGATCCCGGGCATTCGCACTGGTACATCGAGCGCTTCCGCGCCATGGCCCGCGCCGGCGACGACCTGGCCGGCGAGGCCCGGTTCGTGGACGCCATGGCGCCCCGGGGCGCCCGCATCCTCGACGCCGGCTGCGGACCCGGCCGGCTGGGCAGCTACCTCGCCGCGGCCGGCCACCAGGTGGTCGGCGTCGACGTCGACCCGGCGCTGATCGAAGCCGCCGAGCACGACCATCCCGGGCCGCGCTGGCTGGTCGGCGACCTCGCCGAGCTCGACCTGCCCGCCCGCGGCATCACCGACCCGTTCGACGTGATCGTCTCGGCCGGCAACGTGATGACGTTCCTGGCGCCCAGCACCCGTGTGCTGGTGCTGAGCCGGCTGCGCGCACACCTGGCCGCCGACGGCCGCGCCGCGATCGGCTTCGGCGCCTACCGCGAGTACGAGTTCACCGACTTCCTCAACGACGCGGCCGACGCCGGGTTCGCCCCCGATCTGCTGCTGTCCAGCTGGGACCTGCGGCCGTTCACCGAGGACTCCGACTTCCTGGTCGCCGTGCTGCGCCCGGCCTGA
- a CDS encoding tRNA (cytidine(34)-2'-O)-methyltransferase yields MFKLMFVSPRIAPNTGNAIRTAAATGCELHLVEPMGFDLSEPKLRRAGLDYHDLASVTVHASLAAAWDALTPARVVAFTSHAPASFAELRYRPGDVLMFGPEPTGLDAATLADPHVTTQVRIPMLAGRRSLNLSNAAAIAVYEAWRQHGYAGAT; encoded by the coding sequence GTGTTCAAGCTGATGTTCGTCTCCCCGCGCATCGCCCCCAACACGGGCAACGCCATCCGGACGGCGGCGGCGACCGGCTGCGAATTGCATCTGGTCGAGCCGATGGGCTTCGACCTGTCCGAACCCAAGCTGCGCCGGGCCGGGCTGGACTATCACGACCTCGCCTCGGTCACCGTGCACGCCTCGCTGGCCGCCGCGTGGGACGCGTTGACGCCGGCCCGGGTGGTCGCGTTCACCTCGCACGCCCCCGCGTCGTTCGCCGAGCTGCGCTACCGGCCGGGCGACGTGCTGATGTTCGGCCCCGAACCCACCGGGCTGGACGCGGCCACGCTGGCCGACCCGCACGTCACCACCCAGGTGCGCATCCCGATGCTGGCCGGGCGGCGCTCACTGAACCTGTCCAACGCCGCGGCGATCGCCGTCTACGAGGCGTGGCGGCAGCACGGCTACGCCGGGGCGACCTGA
- a CDS encoding nitroreductase family protein translates to MTLNLSVDEVLTTTRSVRKRLDFDKPVPREVLMECLELALQAPTGSNAQGWQWVFVEDADKKKAIADIYLANARAYLSLPAAEYPEGDTRGERMPKVKDSAVYLAEHMHEAPVLLIPCLEGRVENAPLGLSASFWASLFPAAWSFCLALRSRGLGTCWTTLHLINDGEKQAAELLGIPHDRYSQGGLFPIAYTKGTDFRPAKRLPAEQVTHWDSW, encoded by the coding sequence ATGACCCTGAACCTGTCCGTCGACGAAGTCCTGACCACCACCCGCTCGGTCCGCAAGCGGCTCGACTTCGACAAGCCGGTGCCCCGCGAGGTCCTGATGGAATGCCTGGAACTGGCGCTGCAGGCGCCCACCGGGTCCAATGCCCAAGGCTGGCAATGGGTTTTCGTCGAGGACGCCGACAAGAAGAAGGCGATCGCCGACATCTACCTGGCCAACGCCCGCGCCTACCTGAGCCTGCCCGCCGCCGAGTACCCCGAGGGCGACACCCGCGGCGAGCGGATGCCCAAGGTCAAGGACTCGGCGGTCTACCTCGCCGAGCACATGCACGAGGCGCCGGTGCTGCTGATCCCGTGCCTGGAGGGGCGGGTGGAGAACGCGCCGCTGGGGCTGAGCGCGTCGTTCTGGGCGTCGCTGTTCCCGGCCGCGTGGAGCTTCTGCCTGGCGCTGCGCTCGCGCGGGCTGGGCACCTGCTGGACCACGCTGCACCTGATCAACGACGGCGAGAAGCAGGCCGCCGAGCTGCTCGGCATCCCGCACGACCGCTACAGCCAGGGCGGGCTGTTCCCGATCGCCTACACCAAGGGCACCGACTTCCGCCCGGCCAAGCGGCTGCCCGCCGAGCAGGTCACGCACTGGGACAGCTGGTGA
- a CDS encoding error-prone DNA polymerase, which yields MGWFNGPPSWAEMERVLDSKPRRAGESPAPEPDGPLSRGRATYRPPDEGRAARSSVPYAELHAHSAFSFLDGVSTPEEMVEEAARLDLRALALTDHDGLYGAVRFAEAAAELDVRTVFGAELSLGPSARTEAPDPPGPHLLVLARGAEGYRRLSRQLAVAHLAGGEKGKPRYDLDALTEAAGGHWHILTGCRKGHVRQALSDGGPDAAARALADLVDRFGAARVSIELTRHGQPLDDERNAALAALAPRFGVGVVATTGAHFAGPSRRRLAMAVGAIRARESLDSAAGWLAPLGGSHLRSGEEMARLFAWCPEAVTAAAELGEQCAFGLALIAPRLPPFDVPDGHTEDSWLRQLTMTGARDRYGSPERAPRAYAQIEHELKVIAQLQFPGYFLVVHDIARFCRENNILCQGRGSAANSAVCYALGVTAVDPVANELLFERFLSPARDGPPDIDMDIESDQREKVIQYVYDRYGRDYAAQVANVITYRGKIAVRDMARALGYSQGQQDAWSKQISSWSGLADSPDVEGIPPQVIDLANQVRNLPRHLGIHSGGMVICDRPIADVCPVEWARMENRSVLQWDKDDCAAIGLVKFDLLGLGMLSALHYAIDLVAEHKGIEVDLSRLDLSEPAVYEMLARADSVGVFQVESRAQMATLPRLKPRVFYDLVVEVALIRPGPIQGGSVHPYIRRRNGVDPVLYDHPSMEPALRKTLGVPLFQEQLMQLAVDCAGFSAAEADQLRRAMGSKRSTERMRRLRGRFYDGMRALHGAPDEVIDRTYEKLEAFANFGFPESHALSFASLVFYSSWFKLHHPAAFCAALLRAQPMGFYSPQSLVADARRHGVTVHGPDVNASLAHATLENAGTEVRLGLGAVRHIGDDLAEKLVQERKANGPFASLLDLTARLHLSVPQTEALATAGAFGCFGMSRREALWAAGAAATQRPDRLPGVGSSSHIPALPGMSELELAAADVWATGISPDSYPTQFLRDDLDAMGVVPAARLGSVPDGDRVLIAGAVTHRQRPGTAQGVTFLNLEDETGMVNVLCTPGVWARHRKLANTAPALLVRGQVQNASGAITVVAERLGRITLAVGSRSRDFR from the coding sequence GTGGGCTGGTTCAACGGGCCGCCGAGTTGGGCGGAGATGGAGCGGGTGCTCGACAGCAAGCCGCGCCGCGCCGGCGAGTCGCCGGCCCCGGAACCAGACGGACCGCTGTCGCGCGGGCGCGCGACGTACCGGCCGCCGGACGAGGGCCGGGCGGCCCGTTCGTCGGTTCCCTATGCCGAATTGCACGCGCATTCCGCGTTCAGCTTCCTGGACGGGGTGAGCACGCCCGAGGAGATGGTCGAGGAGGCCGCCCGGCTGGACCTGCGCGCCCTGGCGCTCACCGACCACGACGGGTTGTACGGGGCGGTGCGGTTCGCCGAGGCGGCGGCCGAACTCGACGTGCGCACCGTGTTCGGCGCCGAACTGTCTTTGGGCCCCAGTGCGCGCACCGAGGCGCCCGACCCGCCCGGCCCGCACCTGCTGGTGCTGGCCCGCGGCGCCGAGGGGTACCGGCGGCTGTCGCGGCAGCTGGCCGTGGCGCATCTGGCCGGCGGCGAGAAGGGCAAGCCCCGCTACGATCTCGACGCGCTGACCGAGGCCGCCGGCGGGCACTGGCACATCCTGACCGGTTGCCGCAAAGGCCATGTCCGCCAAGCGCTTTCCGACGGCGGGCCGGACGCGGCGGCGCGGGCGCTGGCCGATCTGGTGGACCGGTTCGGCGCGGCGCGGGTCAGCATCGAGCTGACCCGGCATGGCCAACCGCTCGACGACGAACGCAACGCGGCGCTGGCCGCGCTGGCCCCGCGCTTCGGGGTCGGCGTCGTCGCCACCACCGGCGCGCATTTCGCCGGGCCGTCGCGGCGCCGGCTGGCCATGGCGGTGGGCGCCATCCGGGCCCGGGAGTCGCTGGATTCGGCCGCCGGATGGCTGGCCCCGCTGGGCGGTTCGCACCTGCGCTCCGGCGAGGAGATGGCCCGGCTGTTCGCGTGGTGTCCCGAGGCGGTGACCGCCGCCGCCGAGCTGGGCGAGCAGTGCGCGTTCGGGCTGGCGCTGATCGCGCCGCGGCTGCCGCCGTTCGACGTGCCCGACGGGCACACCGAGGACAGCTGGCTGCGGCAGTTGACCATGACCGGGGCGCGCGACCGCTACGGGTCACCCGAGCGCGCGCCGCGGGCCTACGCCCAGATCGAGCACGAGCTGAAAGTCATTGCGCAACTGCAGTTTCCGGGCTATTTCCTGGTGGTGCACGACATCGCGCGGTTCTGCCGGGAGAACAACATCCTGTGTCAGGGCCGGGGATCGGCGGCCAACTCCGCGGTCTGCTACGCCCTGGGCGTCACCGCGGTGGACCCGGTGGCCAACGAGCTGCTGTTCGAGCGCTTCCTGTCGCCGGCCCGCGACGGGCCGCCCGACATCGACATGGACATCGAATCCGACCAGCGCGAAAAGGTGATCCAGTACGTCTACGACCGCTACGGCCGCGACTACGCCGCCCAGGTCGCCAACGTCATCACCTACCGGGGAAAGATCGCGGTGCGCGACATGGCCCGCGCGCTGGGCTATTCGCAGGGCCAGCAGGACGCGTGGAGCAAGCAGATCAGCAGCTGGAGCGGGCTGGCGGATTCCCCGGACGTGGAAGGCATCCCGCCGCAGGTGATCGATCTGGCCAACCAGGTCCGCAACCTGCCGCGACACCTGGGCATTCATTCGGGCGGCATGGTGATCTGCGACCGCCCGATCGCCGACGTGTGCCCGGTGGAGTGGGCCCGGATGGAGAATCGCAGCGTGCTGCAGTGGGACAAAGACGACTGCGCGGCAATCGGTTTGGTGAAGTTCGACCTGCTCGGGCTGGGCATGCTCTCGGCACTGCACTACGCCATCGACCTGGTGGCCGAGCACAAGGGGATCGAGGTGGACCTGTCGCGGCTCGACCTGTCCGAGCCGGCGGTGTACGAGATGCTGGCCCGCGCCGATTCCGTCGGCGTGTTCCAGGTGGAGTCGCGCGCGCAGATGGCCACCCTGCCGCGGCTGAAGCCCCGGGTGTTCTACGACCTGGTGGTGGAGGTGGCGCTGATCCGTCCCGGGCCCATCCAGGGCGGGTCGGTGCATCCCTACATCCGGCGGCGCAATGGGGTGGACCCGGTACTCTACGACCACCCGTCGATGGAGCCGGCGCTGCGAAAGACGTTGGGGGTGCCGCTGTTTCAGGAGCAGCTGATGCAGCTCGCGGTGGACTGCGCCGGGTTCTCCGCCGCCGAGGCCGATCAGCTGCGCCGCGCCATGGGGTCCAAGCGCTCCACCGAGCGGATGCGACGGCTGCGCGGCCGGTTCTACGACGGCATGCGGGCGCTGCACGGCGCCCCTGACGAGGTGATCGACCGGACCTACGAAAAGCTGGAGGCGTTCGCCAATTTCGGCTTCCCGGAAAGCCATGCGCTGAGCTTCGCGTCGCTGGTGTTCTACTCGTCGTGGTTCAAGCTGCACCACCCCGCGGCGTTCTGCGCGGCGCTGCTGCGCGCCCAGCCGATGGGGTTCTACTCGCCGCAGTCGCTGGTGGCCGACGCCCGCCGGCACGGCGTGACGGTGCACGGCCCGGACGTCAACGCCAGCCTGGCGCACGCCACGCTGGAGAACGCCGGCACCGAGGTGCGCCTCGGCCTGGGTGCCGTCCGCCACATCGGCGACGACCTGGCCGAAAAGCTGGTGCAGGAGCGAAAGGCCAACGGCCCGTTCGCTTCCCTGCTGGACCTGACCGCCCGGCTGCACCTTTCGGTGCCGCAGACCGAGGCGCTGGCGACCGCCGGGGCGTTCGGCTGCTTCGGGATGTCGCGGCGCGAGGCGCTGTGGGCGGCCGGGGCGGCGGCCACCCAGCGGCCGGACCGGCTGCCCGGGGTGGGTTCGTCCTCGCACATCCCGGCGCTGCCGGGGATGAGCGAGCTGGAGCTGGCCGCCGCCGACGTGTGGGCCACCGGCATCTCCCCGGACAGCTATCCGACCCAGTTCCTGCGCGACGACCTGGACGCGATGGGGGTGGTGCCCGCGGCGAGGCTGGGGTCGGTGCCCGACGGCGACCGGGTCCTGATCGCGGGCGCGGTGACGCATCGGCAGCGGCCCGGCACCGCGCAGGGGGTGACCTTCCTCAACCTCGAGGACGAGACCGGGATGGTCAACGTGCTCTGCACCCCGGGGGTGTGGGCGCGGCATCGCAAGCTGGCCAACACCGCGCCGGCGTTGCTGGTGCGCGGGCAGGTGCAAAACGCCAGCGGCGCCATCACCGTCGTCGCCGAACGGTTGGGCCGCATCACCCTGGCCGTCGGCTCGCGCTCCCGCGACTTCCGCTGA
- a CDS encoding wax ester/triacylglycerol synthase domain-containing protein → MAQTLDTAFLKAHDPDQHASLAIGAVAIVDGTVPDPAQLEHLVAERILPIARCTQLLRAHPLNREWVDCPDFDLARHLRRVAIAGTGDEAELSRVIGQALRRPLDPGRPPWECWVIEGLRGNRWAMLMKTHHGLLDGNPAARLITRLCDDADADMFANNAAAQPVSSPTGWLDALSRVSSLTGGLLGALRLAGRAEAVAPVRRYATVRVPIADVDRVCRKFGVSANDVALAAVTEGFRTVLLDRGEQPRADSLRTLVPLPVRSAVLSHLPVEHDDPVRRLQTVHARCNPAAGTQPAGIVESAIGLLPNMVRGNLIQLLSRLPQRAVVTLATNVPGPRRRLRVMGQTLERLLPVPPTATQLHTGVAVLSYGDELVFGITAGPGDGFDVTRLAAAVELGMARLAALGDDSVLLFADRRRRRAARPPLGRVPPAHPSAPGHARH, encoded by the coding sequence ATGGCGCAGACACTCGATACGGCGTTCCTCAAGGCCCACGATCCGGATCAGCACGCCAGCCTGGCGATCGGGGCGGTCGCCATCGTCGACGGCACCGTGCCCGACCCCGCGCAACTGGAACACCTTGTGGCAGAACGTATCCTGCCGATCGCGCGGTGCACGCAGCTGCTGCGGGCGCACCCGCTGAACCGGGAGTGGGTGGACTGCCCGGACTTCGATCTGGCCCGGCACCTGCGCCGGGTGGCGATCGCGGGCACCGGCGACGAGGCCGAGCTGTCGCGGGTGATCGGCCAGGCGCTGCGCCGGCCGCTGGACCCGGGTCGCCCGCCGTGGGAATGCTGGGTGATCGAGGGCCTGCGCGGCAACCGGTGGGCGATGTTGATGAAGACCCATCACGGCCTGCTGGACGGCAACCCGGCCGCCCGCCTGATCACCCGGCTCTGCGACGACGCCGACGCCGACATGTTCGCCAATAACGCTGCAGCACAACCTGTTTCATCCCCGACCGGCTGGCTCGACGCGCTGAGCCGGGTGTCGTCGCTGACCGGTGGGCTGCTCGGGGCGCTCCGGCTCGCCGGGCGGGCCGAGGCGGTGGCGCCGGTGCGCCGCTACGCCACGGTGCGGGTGCCGATCGCCGACGTCGACCGGGTCTGCCGCAAATTCGGTGTCAGCGCCAACGACGTCGCGCTGGCCGCCGTCACCGAGGGATTCCGCACGGTGCTGCTCGACCGCGGCGAGCAACCGCGGGCCGACTCGCTGCGCACCCTGGTCCCGCTGCCGGTCCGCTCGGCGGTACTCTCGCACCTGCCCGTCGAACACGACGACCCGGTGCGCCGGCTGCAGACCGTGCACGCCCGGTGCAACCCCGCCGCCGGGACGCAGCCGGCCGGCATCGTCGAATCGGCGATCGGACTGCTCCCGAACATGGTGCGCGGCAATCTGATTCAGCTGTTGTCCCGGCTGCCGCAGCGTGCCGTCGTCACGCTGGCCACCAACGTGCCCGGGCCGCGCCGACGGCTGCGGGTGATGGGCCAGACGCTGGAGCGGCTGCTGCCGGTCCCCCCGACGGCCACCCAGCTGCACACCGGCGTGGCGGTGCTCAGCTACGGCGACGAACTGGTTTTCGGCATCACTGCCGGGCCGGGCGACGGGTTCGACGTCACGCGGCTGGCCGCCGCCGTCGAGCTGGGCATGGCGCGGCTGGCGGCCCTCGGCGACGATTCCGTGCTGCTGTTCGCCGACCGGCGGCGCCGCCGCGCGGCCCGCCCGCCGCTGGGCCGGGTGCCGCCCGCACACCCATCGGCGCCCGGACACGCACGTCACTGA
- the otsB gene encoding trehalose-phosphatase, whose product MGESGPVVIDPRRHDAVLFGVGDALGSALASQLGQIGVGTAAFAADDPAAAADRLRVRPGRCVVVAGDPAAVEAARAAGFALVIGLAPDGRDGDGLRGAGADAVIAELEQITVRTGDRRMSQLPDASQVLTGGAGGLAGRHPAVFFDFDGTLSDIVDDPDAARPVAGATAALTRLAARCPVAVLSGRDLADVTKRVGVPGIWYAGSHGFELTAPDGSHHQNDDAAAAIPVLTQAAGRLRDELGAIPGVVVEHKRFGVAVHYRNAARDRVGEVAAAVRAAGRHDALRVTTGREVIELRPDLDWDKGKTLHWVIEHLRRSGSGALTPVYLGDDITDEDAFDAVRGGPVQGVPILVRHNDDGDRATAALFALDSPARAAEFTERLADQLERGEG is encoded by the coding sequence ATGGGCGAATCGGGGCCGGTGGTGATCGACCCGCGCCGCCACGACGCGGTGCTGTTCGGGGTCGGCGACGCGCTGGGCTCGGCATTGGCGAGCCAACTGGGACAGATCGGGGTGGGCACCGCGGCGTTCGCGGCGGACGACCCGGCGGCGGCGGCCGACCGGCTGCGGGTCCGCCCGGGCCGCTGCGTGGTGGTGGCCGGCGACCCCGCGGCCGTCGAGGCCGCCCGCGCCGCCGGGTTCGCGTTGGTGATCGGGCTGGCGCCCGACGGGCGCGACGGCGACGGGCTGCGCGGGGCCGGGGCCGACGCGGTGATCGCCGAGCTGGAACAGATCACCGTGCGCACCGGCGACCGCCGGATGTCGCAGCTGCCGGATGCCTCCCAGGTCCTGACCGGCGGCGCCGGCGGGCTGGCCGGTCGGCACCCGGCGGTGTTCTTCGACTTCGACGGCACGCTGTCGGACATCGTCGACGATCCCGACGCGGCCCGCCCGGTGGCCGGGGCCACCGCGGCGCTGACCCGGCTGGCCGCGCGTTGCCCGGTCGCGGTGCTGTCCGGGCGCGATCTGGCCGACGTGACGAAACGCGTTGGGGTGCCGGGGATCTGGTATGCGGGAAGCCACGGCTTCGAGCTGACCGCGCCCGACGGCAGCCACCACCAGAACGACGACGCCGCCGCGGCCATCCCGGTGCTGACGCAAGCGGCCGGGCGGCTGCGCGACGAGCTCGGCGCGATCCCGGGTGTTGTGGTGGAGCACAAGCGATTCGGCGTCGCGGTGCACTACCGCAACGCGGCACGCGACCGCGTCGGCGAGGTGGCGGCGGCGGTGCGCGCCGCGGGCCGGCACGACGCGCTGCGGGTGACCACCGGCCGCGAGGTCATCGAGCTGCGCCCGGACCTGGACTGGGACAAGGGCAAGACGCTGCACTGGGTGATCGAGCACCTGCGCCGGTCCGGGTCGGGTGCGCTGACGCCGGTCTACCTCGGCGACGACATCACCGACGAGGACGCGTTCGACGCGGTGCGCGGCGGGCCCGTCCAGGGCGTGCCAATCCTGGTGCGGCACAACGACGACGGCGACCGCGCCACCGCGGCCCTGTTCGCGCTGGACAGTCCCGCGCGGGCCGCCGAGTTCACCGAGCGGCTGGCCGATCAGCTCGAACGCGGCGAGGGTTAG
- a CDS encoding MaoC family dehydratase has product MAIDPSAVGAVTEPLLFEWTDRDTLLYALGVGAGVDDLAFTTENSHGIDQQVLPTYAVICCPAFGAAGLVGKFNWAMLLHGSQSIRLHAPLPPAGKLSVVSEVADIQDKGEGKNAILVLRGRGTEPDSGQLIAETLTTLVIRGEGGFGGMPGQRPIAPEFPDREPDARIALPTREDQALIYRLSGDRNPLHSDPWFARELAGFPKPILHGLCTYGVSGRALVAELGGGVAANITSIASRFTSPVFPGETLTTLIWRTEPGKAVFRTEASNPDGSNTRVVLDDGAVEYA; this is encoded by the coding sequence ATGGCGATTGACCCGAGTGCCGTCGGCGCGGTGACCGAACCCCTGCTGTTCGAATGGACCGACCGGGACACCCTGCTTTATGCGCTCGGTGTCGGCGCCGGGGTCGACGACCTGGCCTTCACCACCGAGAACAGCCACGGCATCGACCAGCAGGTGCTGCCCACCTACGCGGTGATCTGCTGCCCGGCCTTCGGCGCGGCCGGGCTGGTCGGAAAGTTCAACTGGGCCATGCTGTTACACGGCTCGCAGAGCATCCGGCTGCACGCGCCGCTGCCGCCGGCGGGCAAGCTCTCGGTGGTCTCGGAGGTCGCCGACATCCAGGACAAGGGCGAGGGCAAGAACGCGATCCTGGTGTTGCGCGGCCGCGGCACCGAGCCGGACTCCGGGCAGCTGATCGCCGAGACGCTGACCACCCTGGTCATCCGGGGCGAGGGCGGGTTCGGCGGGATGCCCGGGCAGCGGCCGATCGCGCCGGAATTCCCCGACCGCGAGCCCGACGCGCGGATCGCACTGCCCACCCGGGAGGACCAGGCGCTGATCTACCGGCTCTCCGGGGACCGCAACCCGCTGCACAGCGACCCGTGGTTCGCACGGGAACTGGCCGGCTTCCCCAAGCCGATCCTGCACGGGCTGTGCACCTACGGGGTGTCCGGGCGGGCGCTGGTGGCCGAGCTCGGCGGCGGCGTCGCGGCCAACATCACCTCGATCGCGTCGCGGTTCACCTCGCCGGTATTCCCCGGCGAGACGCTGACCACGCTGATCTGGCGCACCGAGCCGGGCAAGGCGGTGTTCCGCACCGAGGCGTCGAACCCGGACGGCTCCAACACCCGGGTGGTGCTCGACGACGGCGCGGTGGAGTACGCCTAA
- a CDS encoding histidine phosphatase family protein, with amino-acid sequence MPTRSMIRKVSVALAVLTATVTVAACGGSPQARSITVTFVRHAQSEANASGTIDTEVPGPGLSPEGKGQAEQVAHQLGRKDYDSVYASTMTRAQQTAAPLAAELGKQVEVLPGIQEINAGWYNGKPESMAKSTYLVAPANWLKGDVSDSIPGSISGKEFNDQFTAAVNKIYNSGHRNPVVFSHANSIMVWTLMNTRNAKDSLMNTHPLPNTGRVVINGNPITGWTLVDWDGIRDFRS; translated from the coding sequence ATGCCTACGCGCAGCATGATTCGGAAGGTCTCGGTGGCGCTGGCCGTGCTCACCGCGACGGTGACCGTCGCCGCCTGCGGCGGCTCACCGCAGGCCCGGTCCATCACGGTGACCTTCGTCCGGCACGCCCAGTCCGAGGCCAACGCCAGCGGCACCATCGACACCGAGGTGCCCGGGCCGGGTCTGTCCCCGGAGGGCAAGGGGCAGGCCGAACAGGTCGCCCACCAACTCGGCCGCAAGGACTACGACAGCGTCTACGCCTCCACCATGACCCGGGCCCAGCAAACCGCGGCCCCGCTGGCCGCCGAGCTCGGCAAGCAGGTCGAGGTGCTGCCCGGCATCCAGGAGATCAACGCCGGCTGGTACAACGGCAAACCCGAGTCGATGGCGAAGTCGACCTACCTGGTGGCGCCGGCGAACTGGCTCAAGGGCGACGTCTCCGACAGCATCCCCGGCTCGATCAGCGGCAAGGAGTTCAACGACCAGTTCACCGCGGCCGTCAACAAGATCTACAACAGCGGCCACCGCAACCCGGTGGTGTTCTCGCACGCGAACTCGATCATGGTGTGGACGCTGATGAACACCCGCAACGCCAAGGACAGCCTGATGAACACCCATCCGCTGCCCAACACCGGCCGGGTGGTGATCAACGGCAACCCGATCACCGGCTGGACGCTGGTGGATTGGGACGGGATCCGCGACTTCCGCAGCTAG